caaagggaacagagggcacacgGTTGCAATGCATGAACATGAGGGGTATGAAAGGTTGGGCTAAAGAACAAGAAGGGCAGACActtgaagccttctgaagtggTCTGGTGTTCTGTAATTGTGTGATGATATTCTGTCTATTGTGGCAGTCTCAATTGTGACATATGCTGCGACAAATCATAATACAGACTTGACTCTTACTCTTTTATTTGAAGGTTTCTTGTTCTCCACAAGGGCTGCATGTGTGGGTCAAGGACACTGCATACTTGTGCAGCCGCTCAGGCCAGGTGTTGACTGTGAGCATTCAGATGAATGGCTGGATACACGTTGGCAATCTGATTTGCCCAGCCTGTTCAGACTTCTGTGACTCCTGTCCCCCAGAGAGGGATCCTCCAGCTTCTAACTTAACAAGAGCTGCGCCCATTGGTAGGTTGCCTTTTTTTGCTGAAGTGAAACTTCAGTATTAAATATCTGAAAACGTCAAAGATTTGTGTCAGCTCTGACTGTCAGGAACAGGAAAGGAAGGCTATGGCTATTTTAAGATCCCAGGTGTAGGAGGTAAAGGAAAATAGTAAAGGTGCCCTGCATTTTGCTGTGCAGTCATGCAGAACAGTGACTAACACAAGAGAAATGTGTCTGAAACATAATGCCTTCGTTTCATGTCTCCTTCTGGTAATCATCCCAGAAATCTAGCTTTAGCCTGGGAATTTATCTGGAAATCTGACCTGTGTTTTGAAGGCCATATTGTTATTATAATCTTAAAAATTAACACCTTGGTGGAAAGCGAGTTCTCACTTGTATAGCTTCCTATTGATAACGTTCATGTTGTAATGCAGAAAGATcagagttttctttttgaggAAGGTAAAAAGCTGAATTCACTAAATACCAGTTAATGTTTTATCAAGAAGTTGGTTTTAACTCTTTGGTGGTTTTTAGTGTTCTCTTTGTTATTTTATCTTAtcttaaaatgtaaaatttataattttttttttttaattttagactTATGCTCCTGCTCATCCAGCCTGGTTGTAACCCTTTGGCTGCTGGTGGCCAACTTAGTTCCCCTGCTAACAGGATTGTTTCTCTGCGCATAGACTTGAGCTTGGGGCAAGAAGAAGTTGTGAAATAATACCCATCCTGCTGCCCTCCTTGCTATGGAGCACGGGGGTTCTGTCTcagcaggcagctctcctgctgaACCTCATCTCCCCTGGCAAGTATTGCTGCACACAGTAGTCAGGGAGGTGTTAACAAAAGCAGGCAGAATTTTGAGAGGAGGAAAATTTACCTTGTCTTCTCAATAAGTGCCAGTATTTTCCTGAATTGCAACCTATGATTTTTTTGACGCCGTAACAACATCCACTTTGCCAACTGTGTTAAACTACCTGGCAGCTCAGTCAAGATTTGAAATGAGAACTCTTCTGTAATGGAATTGAGGGCTGGTTTTTTTGTTATGTCTGTTGTGTGATTGGTAGCAAAGCATCGTCAAACTGGAAATATACCTCAGTGGTTTACTCAAAAGCCGTGTAAATATCAGTTGTCATCACTGCTGATAACCAAGGCCTAAAGAGGCTGGtaatttgtgtgtttgttttattaattCTTACAATTTTGTGGGGGAGAAAGTAATTGGATAACCAGTGGTCGGCAGATGCCTCCACAACTGTATTCTGCAGCTTTGAGCCCCCTCAGAATTCATACTAGGTAAAGCAGCTAATTCTTGGGGTTCATTACATCTTCCTACATGCACAAAATGGAATTTCAGACTGGTAACTAGAGCAACTGTCTAGAAATCCCATTTTCATTTAGCGTGTGCCAGTTCTACTGTGAAATTTAATACATCACATTTGAATATCCTCTAGAGTTTGCCAGGCAAATGCTTTTCAGTACTGATACTCAGACTGTAAATTTGGGATAGGATTcatgattattttttattttgttggtttgtttctcAAATAATGGCATTATTGTTTCAAAACTGGTATGAACATTACTGCAGATGTTCTCACTTCTTCTTGAAGAGCAAACCAGTAGCAATGGCAGCTATAATCTTACAGGATCATGCTGATGTCTCTAGACCAAAAACTATATTGAATGTGGAAGGAAAGCctaatctgttttctttttttcttccctctacTCTTTTTGGACATGTAAATACTATGGATTATTTGAGTATTTGTAGTAAGCTGAGAATCAGATGGTTTGAGCCACATGAGGGCAGACCTTGCTACAAAATTAATCACTTGATGATAAAATATAtaagaggaaggaaatgagTAAAATGTGTCAAGGTAAGGACAGCTGCTCTATAGGACCcttgtttctatttatttctgaCTATAATGTGTTTACAAATAATCCTGTTCAGAGGTAAAGAAACTCTTTGTGGTTCAGTCCACTGTCTGTCCTTTTAGGACAGTTTTCACTCCTGGAAAAGTGTTAAATTTAAGCGAGCAGACATGCCCATTGCACTAAAAAATGCAGATATAGGAAGAAAGATGATGttacttttcttcttaaatgtTCTGTGGCATTAAAATTATCAGTGACTGGATCCCTTTCCTAAATGGAAAGTAGGGAGATGGAGTAAAACTTTAGGTACAATTATGCTGTAATAATAGGACTTCCATCATGATTGTAAGAAATTCTTTGTGCCTACTGGACTTGATTTTGTTGggtgtttttattattttttttttatttaaggaaaCTTATGACACTGCTGAGGCAAGTAAGGTGCAACCTTAAACTGTCTAAAGACATCACAGTTGAGAGTACCTTGCACTGGGCTAGTTCATTTTCTTAACTGCAGGTTAAGCTTGCTGTGAATTACACAAGGCCTAGGCTAGCCTTAAATCAGTGTCTCGGAGAAGCAATACAAGTCAGGACTCAAAGGCTTTAAAATTGTACAAACTGAATTATGAAACACTCAGATTGATAAGTGCACGCTAATTATTTTAATACAGCCACAGTCAAAGTAAACTGATACCTGGAAAACATAAAGGTTTGAGAATACATCTTAAGTCCCAGAGGTTGATATTGTATTTTTTGTCTGTTGTGCAATAATACAGTTGAAATGGTATCACTCAACAACAATGCTTTTGATActtgaaaagaaattacaggttattttttcttactgtgaAATGTTTGCACTGTCTGAACTTTCTGGTTAACTTTATAACTGTTAAACTTTTTAACTGGTGTTAATTTATTATGCTCAGTATTTGATATAATGGTCTTCTGTCTAAGTGTGAGATTTGTCATATttaattgaatatttttatcttctaCACAGTTGTTTATCTTGagggcttttcttcttttaatctCTCTTCCTGAGAATTAACTGAAAGATGGGTTAGAAAGTTGATGCTTACCTACTTCTGAATTGTATGCATTAATTAAAGAAAGGGGATGTAGTGCTTTgtactgaaagggaaaaaatctatCAGCCTGTTAGAGCTCTTGTGGTCAGGTTCCCCAGTACCTGCTAAGCAGCTGCATCAGTGAATTCAGTGAAGTAAAACTTCTACTGCCTTAATAATCTGAGGTTTCGGTTGTAATTTCTTTGTCGTGCAGCCCTTGAGCTGCCTGTGAACTGCAGAACTGAACGTGACTTTGGGGGGTCGGGCGTGGAAGGTACTTTAGTCAGAAAAATGCAACATCATCTATCCCACCAGTGGTTTAGCAGCTGCTAGCAGCTGTAGCTTTGTGGGAACTGCCAGGGAATGTGTCAACTTAAAGTGGAAATGAACTGGTAAGCTGTCATACAGAATATTTGAGTAAAGCTGACTACCTCAGTTCTGTTTGTCTTTGCGTTCAGCTTTTAGCCTGCTGTGAACTTCCAGATCTTAACATGAATTAAGTCAAATCATGTCTCAGGTTTTTAAGACTAAAATTACTACCGTAGGAAGCATAAGCCATTTTTGAGTATAGAACACAGCTAAAATTGTAGCTTAAGCAGATCATTATGTAGCCTTAAGTGTAGTTTCTGCCATAAAATTCagaattcttttaaataaatgcagagTTTGCTGTGTTAGGTGTCCTGACCACACGTGACCAGTCCCTCCTATTGCATCTCTTAAGTGTGAAAACTTGGAAATACAGCCCATTTAAGCCTTGTGTTTCACCAGAGAAgactgggcagcaggagccctggacGTTCTGCTGAGATGCATGAGCTTGCTCATCTGtaacagaaacattttcagtGTATAGTGTCCACAGTTTTAactataatttttaaaaaatattccatttttgcTTAAGGAAGTAAATTAGTCTTGCAGTCTGTTTTGGTCCCAGTAGTTCAAATACTTTCAAATAGAAATTAAAGCAAGTCATCTTTTAAGAACACATTTTTTCTAGTGTTGCAGTTATAAGGAGGAAAGATCGCTTTTGGCTGGAGAATGCAGCAAGTAAAATcacatggaaaagcagcaattcATTCCTCCTGAAATGAATTGAGGTCTTGGGATACAGTCACGGCCCTTGATGTAGGTTAATTACTGAAAGAGAATTACATCCCCTATTAATTGACTGTCAGTCCAACACAGCTCAGTCTTTCTGCTGAGCTCCAATATACTGGGGAGACTGTGGATATGAGAGCAGATACATCCACAATCCCTTATGAGGccagtttttttcttaaatcttcctgtgctgcaCATCTTTCTGCTTGATGATATTTAGTAGAGAGGGAGGTGTACATCCTTCCCCACATTTCCAAGGAGTGACTTTCAGCCAGCTGAGCAGCTCAAGGTCTTTTCCCTGCAAGACTGAACCCCTGTTTTTAGCTTGTCTGGATGTGTGGGTGCCTGCCTGCATGTATGTACTGCTCTGCAGGATCTGGGGCTGTTTGTGCACTGAATAACGGGATCTTACATTACCAGACTTCCAAAGTGCAAATGTTGCCTTTTAAATGTGAAACTTACCTTGGAGATAAAACAACTGTTTTGAGAGAACTGGCTGACCTTGAACATGTGTTTTCTATTTTGGTACAGAATGTAAATATAGAACTAACTATTTTACACAGATTTTGGCTGGACTGAGATATAAGGGCTAATTTGTGTTATTTATGGAGTAAAAATTTCCTTATTTTACTGTTTAAAAAAGGTATGTCAtgcaacagaagaaaatactgtTCTTCAATAAAATATCTGTAGAATATTAATTCTTCTTGTCCTTTTCTTTGAGAGCTGACAATGATTAACTGCAAGAGTAAGAGCAATAAAGAACCACTATTACAACAGTCATTTATTTTTTGAGAAtgttgaaaaatgaaattacatcaAGTCTGCATATTGATCACTTTATTAAACTGTTATTTGATACACTTAGAATGTAAATTATTCTATGTTATTATTAGTTCATACATGACTTATCAGAAATTCAGCCTGATGGTGAAGGAAGGAGGTTCCTGAATTCTCTATCCCATCCTCATGTATTTGATACTTCAAAACTGTGCAATGTGTAAGTATTTTTCCACTTCAAATTGAAGATCATAAATTCCCTGCTTTATGTGAAGGATTTGGTCACATGATTCCCATTTCAGTGGCAGGAATGTTGATgttgctctgcagagccccgaGCTGTTAGCTGTGACTGGAgtctgagcaggaggagctgagctaCCCTTGCTGCTGTTCAGGAGGATCACGGATGCTGCAGCCACTGGTTTTGGTATCTGAGCTAGCTTTGCTAGCTGTGAGACTGAGATTTTTACAATACATTTGTAATTacaatacattattttttttatatatatatatatatgtatatatatatattactcTGGTAAATGTGAAAGCCCTATAATTCCTCTAAAATtagttgaaattattttataattagcttgttttttttcctctaagcaATATGACAGCGAGTacatagatttaaaaaaacttgCCTTCCTCTCTGCTATGTCAGAAAATCTGATAAAGCACAGCAAAAGTAGGttactcttcctttttttttttttttttttctttttgccttctctCAAAATAGGAGTATTTCAAAAGGGGATTAAAGCTTATAAAATGTGCCACTGTTCATTATGTAGATGTTTTCAACTCTGAAAAACATCAGGTATGTAAAGTTACCCAAGTACAGCTATAAGGTTTAAAAACTTCAACGTTTCTAAAATTCATGCCACTGGTAGTACAATAAAAATCCCTGGTCTCTGAACCCAGTTTGTGTTTAAAATTCAGAAGCAGATGGGAGATCTCTCTCCTGGAGTGTAAGATGTGCTGCTCGAGCAGGATCAGGACACGACTGCAGTCTGGAAAGGAGCAGTGGATTTTCCTGAAATGCAGCCTGGTGTGAAGTGCTAGTTTACAGGAGTTCTGTGCGTCTATAGCGGTCATTTCCATACAGGTATAAAAAGTCAAATATCACAGAGAGTTTGTCACTGTTACTGGTTGCCTCCTCAAAATATCAGCAAATGCACAAGCTGCAAGCTGAGCCCTGGGTACATCTCCCTGTCAACCTCCACTTCCCCCCTCTTAGCTGGTTCAAATTAATGATGAGGACTTGCTGAGAAAATCTGATGCTAGCAAAATTGTCTTTGGttatttcagatgttttttctgtattttaaaggaATACAGTGAGTTTAATCAAGGTCAGATTACTGCTGAGGATTCCTAGTGTCACAGATTTGAAACAAACAATacacccatcccaaaccccttctcctttcccccaccccttAAACTGTTTTATTTATACATCTGATGAACATTCTTGTGTGTCTGAGCACAGTAATAGTACCTATTTTTCCAAAGAAGCTTGTACTGGGAAACTAAATCAAGGAAGGCCTAAATGTCCCagaatacaaaatacaaaatgttaTTTATGTTTGAGGGGAATTACATCAAAATCCAGCATTTGCCCATGCAATTGCATCTAACTGctcttggattttatttttaaatatggtTTATCTGTTTGGATgagttctttgatttttctatGTGTTGTGCCATTCTAGAAGTAACTGTAGGCAAAACACTGAGTTTTATGTGAGCTATTTGGCTCTGTTATAGAAATTACAAGGGGAACTGATTTCAGtcaacaagaaaataattatagGGAAATACCCCCATTACTAAATCAAATGAAATAATGTTAAGTTTTACATTTGTTTCCTATTCCTTAGATATAATGTTAAAATTAAAGGCAGATGTTTTTACccccaggacaaggggaatTAAATAcattctttgctgcttttacaGCAAGTGTCACACAACCTGCTTCTCTACTTCAATTGCTGTGGAGTGGACAGAAGTCCCAGGAAGGTGAGAATTCAGCCAGGTGAGGAGAAGGGATCTCTACATGTGCTCTGGGTGGTTCTGCAGGCACATGATGAAATCTTGGATTGATCGACCCTCATAGCAGATCTTGTAGATGGTCGTAAATAATGGAAACCTGAAAGAAGCACACAGGaattaaaatagtttaaaaagtTTATATGAACATTTCAATTCAATTTTAatggaaagaatttttttgttctgttgaaAGTGGAAAAATTTTGTCTTTACAATATAATTTTTGCTTGGGGCTGCCTTTACTGGAAGACTACTGGGTGAAGAAGAGGAGCTAAAGAGGGGCAAATAATGGGTGTGACAgcacagaaaagctgttttggaaacaaaatacCTATCCagtactttttatttaaaaacaattttgaaTTGCATATCCTCTTCTCCTGCTGTGTGCAAAATGGATATATTATTTGCTGTCATTACTGATGTCCAAAGGActaaaaggaatgaaaatgtcTAAcgattttcttttcttggcttAAaggattcttttccttttacaagCTGTCTTAGTCATTATGTGGTAAAAAATGAGTCCACTGAATGACTTGGAGCTGAGCATGTAACAAAGGGCAATTATAGGATAATTATTAGATCAAGGTGTGATTTAAAGCTGCTGTCAAAATGAGCTTTCCTTTTCACTCTCATTTTTGAAAGATATTGCCACTTGAATCTTCTGTATCTGTTCCAATTCTAATAAGTTTTTAAGGATTCATTTAGCAGTGTTTGACTTCTCAGTACTGCTGATGTATGAGAGGAAATGGGATGGAGGGAAGTCTAGCTTTCCTGTTGTGTAAGCTGAGACAAAGGtttcaaattatttataatCTTACATCATCCCAAGAAATTAGAGGTACTTTTTATCTTTGTGGCACTAAAGCATTGGTATCAGCACACATTACCTGTTCAATGCATGTGAAAATCTTTGATTAGGAATATGATCCTGAAATTTGTACTGAGACAACCAAATTCAGGTTTGCACTGAGAGCAGGACTGCTGCAAGCTGCAATGCTGGCATACTGAGAACAAGAAACCTTTTGGCCCATGAATCTTGTCTGCAAGATAATCTGTGTACAGCCTGAAATCTTATGTGGAGGATGGGGATGTCTGGGAGGCTTCTTTGCAttataaaatttcttttgttttctgtgtatgggccattcacttaagtGTTGGTGATGATctctgtgggtcccttccaactcagaatattctgtgattgttTTCCTTGCTGTTCCAATATGTGATCTCGCAATACACTATTAGGCACTAACAGTATTCCCTGAACCCACTCTCTATCTGTGACTTGTTTCTTCTAACAATGCTCAGCCCTTCTCCCATTCAACTGACCCTGGCAATGAGGAGTCAAGCCAGGCTCTAGCAGGGACCCAAGATGTAGAAAGCTGTTGCTGCAGAAATGAACAAGATAATGAAACACACGGACAATTAACAAGGTTATGAATCACTcatattttgttgttgtttttttaaactcaaAGCACTTACTTATGGAGCATATCTTTCTGTTTCAGAATTTTGTAGACTTCAGCTGAGGTCTGAGGACCTTGCAGCTTTTGTCCATTCAGCAtctccttttccagctcctcaATGGACTAGAAGAGAGAAGACTGATTACTCGGGTCAGAGGGGATACTGCTGTGATACCAGCAGTTATCAAGAAGGTAAACAATTAATGATGCCTTTGTAAAACACAGAAGGACTTCTTCATGTGTtagcataaaatatttaaaaatcctcCTTACTTTTCCTGTGCGAGCAAAGGCTTCCGCTACTTTCCTGTTGCGTCCTCCGTAGCAGGTGGTGATGAGATCAGCAACCCCACAGCTTTCCAAAAAGGTGGCTATTGACACTGGTCCCTTGCAGAACATCTTGGCAAAGGCCACCATCTCCATGAGGCCCAGGCGTATCACTGCTGCCTTGGTGTTGTCACCGAAACTCAGCCCATCGCAGAACCCCGCGCCAACCGCCACGATGTTCTAAAAATGGGCCAGTGCAAAAtacaggggagggaaggaaacagTCAGCCAAGGTGTGCAGCTTATCAGCATGTACTGAGCCCCAGGAAAACCCCACAACTCTGTCTTCATCAGAACAAGGGTTAATTTCTAATGGCCATGAGTTTGCCTTATGAAGAAACGGGTCAGATAATGTTGATCAAAAGTTGTTGGAATTTTAGAAGATTTTTAAGTAGCTGCACTTACTTCCATGGGCAAAAACCAAAGCAGTGTTTTATACACTAATATTGCAATCACACAGCATGTGTGCAattagtgttttgttttcctgctagTTCCAAGCTGGATCTCGCTGACCTTTCTGTTTAACTATTTAAAATATCCCACACAGAGTCATACCTTTCTGGGTTTTCTCTGTGGGTCTCTGATTTGAGCAGGCATGGATTCTAGGAAGATGCTGCGGTAGATCACATTTTGGGCTTACCTACAAATATCAGTAGAACTGCCCTTGTCTACAGCTCCAAACAAATCTCTCAGGATCCTAAACATCTTCACAAGTCCTCACCATTGTTCAGCatgcttcccttcccaccttccAGTTCATAAGTCCCTAAATAAATGTAGTTCAGTGTATATGAGCAATAGGCCACTTAGTGCTACCATTGGCATGTTTGCTCCAGACATGTATGTACCCCAGTGCACAAGTTtaattttttagggattttttttttttaatcggaggcaaaaccaaaccaatgaTTTCAAGAAGTAGAATGATTTATTACAAAACAGTAAAAAACTCTCTCCTATCTGTTCCTGCCCCCAGTTCTGCTCTGTGGCCAAAAGCAAAATCTGCAGTGTTTGGTTTTGTatgtaaaaaaattttatttttatatgtgaAGTTAAACAGGACCAATTCTTTCCTCATCAGTCATCCACCTTCTCCATGGAAAAGTGAATTATTGAAGTATAAATGACTAAATGTataaagaagtaaaaaagaTCACATGCTGAAGTCACTTTCAATTCATATAAAAGCAAACTCTGAATCTCACACTGTTGTCCCCTCcttggaaatttggtgactcTGGTGTCATTCTGATCCCACCTGGGATATCCATGTGGACATTGCTGAGTGCCACACAGACATGCTGCCAACACAGAGCATCACTTCTGATGTGAATTTTCTAGCAGGTTACTACTTAAACCATAGACATAATTATAAGTGGAGCTACTCTATGTAGTGAGAGTCTTTGTTCCGTGTGCTCACAACATGCAGACAAGAAAACACAGTGGACTGTGTTTTCAACTCTGCTCTCAAAACCAGATGTGCCTCTggtaaaataaagattaaaaaacaagtatttttaaatgctttgccTGCAGgtgcattttaaataaatttcccCTTTTGGGGGGAATTTATTTCCCAGGCTGGAAAGTTTATTTCCCAGGTTTATTTTCCAGGTTGGAAAACTGGCTCATGAATGATGCATCTTGTCTGCACTCATTCACTCACATGGTGACAGGACTCAAATTAGACCCTGTGGCTTACAGAAGATTCAGGTGAGGTTAGAATTTGGTCCTAATAAAATATATTGGCTTGAAAACACTCACTTTTAAGGCTCCACAAAGCTCCACTGTATCAGAGTCAAGCACCACAGTAATCCTGAAATTGGGGGTCTGCATTAATTCTTTAAAGATTTCTCCTTGAGTTTCGTTTTTGCATCCTGTGGGAAAGAAGGATGAAAGAGAGCTTTTACAGTGTTGCAGAGTGCACACAATTCACCTGGAATAAGGTGCTAGGGACTACTTCAGCTTTTGTGATCCCAGTCCCAAGGTGTTGCTAAACCAGAGATTTGTGCAACAGCagtttctgctgctggatgCCAGTGTTAAGTGTAGGCAACTCCTTGGCGTTGATCAATATTGCTTAATGACACTTTAAAGAGCTTAAAGGTAGATACCCCCTAGTGAATCTTTCTGCCTGAGAAAGCATGTACAGCCACAGACCTTACTTACAAAAGACATTATTTACCAACTGTTTCCTGCAGGACAATGGTataatttctgctttgaaaatgtaaGCCCGTGTCACTGCTATCATGGGACACAAATTACTATTGCCCAGTTACAGGGGGATCCACAGATGATGAAATTGAAGATTGGCACTGCTAAAACCTTTTTCCTACCAACTCTACAGAGGTCATGTGTCATGTTGTTACAGTGTTCAGCCAAGGAGAGCCCTTAGTGCTAAGGGAACTGAGGTTTGTCTTGACCCAGAGAGCCCATGACCAGCTGGGCAAAGACCTTTGAATAGAGTTGCACTTGAGTTTTGTACAAGGTAACTTGGTTTCCTTCAGGGTGAGCTCAGCTGTAAGTTTTACTAGCCTGGGGCACCACACTCTGGTAGCTGGGAGGTTTCTCACCATCTCCTGAGAAACTTTAGGTTTCCTTCTTGTTCTTAACAGTACCAGTTCTCTTTGAGGTGGCTGTCTCTGGACTGCATGGCTTTCCACGGGGACAAAGATAAGGGCAAAGCTCTTTGCTCAGTCATCATCACATCATGGCTTCAAACCAGGCCAGGAGAAGTTAAATTCCCCCCAAGAGAATTAATATAACTCAACTCTCCTAATCATGTCTAGTCTTATTTATGCTTAGGTGCCCTTTCAGTAACAAAGGCCCAGCTGGTACAGTTGCACCATTACTATAATATTTGCAAGGCAAAAGAACATGACTGCaacacaatttatttttcttttgcctttcctAGCTATGTAAGGATGTAACTTTAATTTTGACTGGCTTTAAAAATCTCTGAGTTTTAAAAACTACTGGATGAACTTTCCAAATCAG
Above is a genomic segment from Haemorhous mexicanus isolate bHaeMex1 chromosome 8, bHaeMex1.pri, whole genome shotgun sequence containing:
- the LOC132330400 gene encoding glycerol-3-phosphate dehydrogenase 1-like protein, which encodes MSPLRVCIVGSGNWGSAIARIIGKNVQKSNRFDPTVKMWVFEEIINGRKLSEIINQEHENVKYLPGYKIPHNVVAVPDVAEAANGADILVFVLPHQFIGRICGQIAGQVKPGTFGISLIKGIDEGPDGLKLISDLIREQLKIEISVLMGANIAKEVADEKFCETTIGCKNETQGEIFKELMQTPNFRITVVLDSDTVELCGALKNIVAVGAGFCDGLSFGDNTKAAVIRLGLMEMVAFAKMFCKGPVSIATFLESCGVADLITTCYGGRNRKVAEAFARTGKSIEELEKEMLNGQKLQGPQTSAEVYKILKQKDMLHKFPLFTTIYKICYEGRSIQDFIMCLQNHPEHM